A genomic stretch from Streptococcus oralis includes:
- a CDS encoding YhcH/YjgK/YiaL family protein — MIFDDLKNIASYKGIHPNLDKAIDYLYQHRKDSFKLGKYEIDGDKVFLVVQENVLNQAENDQFEHHKHYADLHLLVEGHEYSSYGSRIKDEAVAFDEASDIGFVHCHERYPLLLGYHNFAIFFPGEPHQPNGYAGMEEKVRKYLFKILID, encoded by the coding sequence ATGATTTTTGATGATTTGAAAAACATCGCCTCTTACAAGGGGATCCATCCCAATCTAGACAAGGCTATCGACTATCTCTATCAGCACCGTAAGGATTCTTTCAAACTCGGTAAGTATGAGATTGACGGGGACAAGGTCTTTCTAGTTGTTCAGGAAAATGTCCTCAATCAAGCTGAAAATGATCAGTTTGAGCACCATAAACACTATGCAGATTTGCATTTACTGGTAGAAGGACATGAATATTCGAGCTACGGTTCACGTATCAAAGACGAGGCGGTAGCATTCGATGAAGCGAGTGACATTGGTTTTGTCCATTGTCATGAACGATACCCGCTATTGCTGGGCTATCACAATTTTGCGATTTTCTTCCCTGGAGAACCGCACCAGCCAAATGGCTATGCAGGTATGGAAGAGAAGGTTCGCAAATATCTCTTTAAAATTTTGATTGATTAA
- a CDS encoding YesL family protein: MAQKGVNLIKAAFDTDNFLMRFSEKVLDIVTANLLFVVSCLPIVTIGVAKISLYETMFEIKRSRRVPVFRTYIRAFKQNLKLGLQLGLLELGVVSLSFLDLYLFWGQTALPFQIVKAICLGILIFLTLVMLASYPIAARYDLSWKEVLQKGLILASFNFPWFFLMLAILFLIVMVLYLSAFTLLLGGSAFILFGFGLLVFLQAGLMEKIFAKYQ, from the coding sequence ATGGCACAAAAAGGAGTAAACCTAATCAAGGCAGCATTTGACACAGATAACTTTCTCATGCGTTTCAGTGAGAAGGTCTTGGATATCGTGACAGCCAATCTTCTTTTTGTTGTCTCTTGTTTGCCCATCGTGACGATTGGAGTGGCGAAAATCAGCCTCTATGAGACTATGTTCGAGATTAAGAGAAGCAGACGGGTACCAGTCTTTAGAACTTATATAAGGGCCTTCAAGCAAAATCTGAAACTGGGGCTTCAGTTGGGTTTGTTAGAGTTGGGCGTTGTGTCATTAAGCTTTCTAGATCTCTATCTCTTCTGGGGCCAGACAGCTTTGCCTTTTCAGATTGTGAAAGCAATTTGTTTGGGAATTCTCATCTTCCTCACTCTGGTGATGCTGGCTAGTTATCCCATCGCTGCGCGCTATGATTTGTCTTGGAAAGAAGTGCTGCAAAAAGGGCTTATCTTGGCAAGTTTTAACTTTCCATGGTTCTTCCTCATGTTAGCCATTCTCTTTCTTATTGTGATGGTTCTTTATCTATCCGCCTTCACTCTCCTTTTGGGTGGGTCAGCCTTTATCCTCTTTGGTTTTGGTTTGCTAGTCTTTCTCCAAGCAGGTTTGATGGAGAAAATTTTCGCCAAATACCAGTAG
- a CDS encoding carbohydrate ABC transporter permease encodes MQSTQKKPLTAFTVISTIILLLLTVLFIFPFYWILTGAFKSQPDTIMIPPQWFPKAPTMENFQQLMVQNPAMQWMWNSVFISLVTMFLVCATSSLAGYVLAKKRFYGQRILFAVFIAAMALPKQVVLVPLVRIVNFMGIHDTLWAVILPLIGWPFGVFLMKQFSENIPTELLESAKIDGCGEIRTFWSVAFPIVKPGFAALAIFTFINTWNDYFMQLVMLTSRQNLTISLGVATMQAEMATNYGLIMAGAALAAVPIVTVFLVFQKSFTQGITMGAVKG; translated from the coding sequence ATGCAATCTACACAAAAGAAACCCTTAACAGCTTTCACTGTTATTTCAACGATTATCTTGCTCTTGTTGACCGTGCTGTTCATCTTTCCATTCTACTGGATTTTGACAGGGGCCTTCAAATCACAACCGGATACCATTATGATTCCACCACAATGGTTCCCTAAAGCTCCAACAATGGAGAACTTCCAACAACTCATGGTGCAAAACCCTGCCATGCAGTGGATGTGGAACTCTGTATTTATTTCATTGGTAACTATGTTCTTGGTTTGTGCAACCTCTTCTCTAGCAGGTTATGTATTGGCTAAAAAACGTTTCTATGGTCAACGCATCCTCTTTGCAGTCTTTATCGCTGCCATGGCACTTCCAAAACAAGTTGTCCTTGTACCATTGGTACGTATCGTCAACTTCATGGGAATTCATGACACTCTTTGGGCAGTTATCTTGCCTTTGATTGGATGGCCATTTGGGGTCTTCCTCATGAAACAGTTCAGTGAAAATATTCCAACAGAATTGCTTGAATCAGCTAAAATCGACGGTTGTGGTGAAATTCGTACTTTCTGGAGCGTAGCCTTCCCTATCGTGAAACCAGGATTTGCAGCTCTTGCGATCTTTACCTTCATCAATACTTGGAACGACTACTTTATGCAGTTGGTTATGTTGACTTCACGTCAAAACTTGACTATCTCACTCGGGGTTGCGACCATGCAGGCCGAAATGGCAACCAACTATGGTTTGATCATGGCTGGTGCAGCTCTTGCAGCCGTGCCAATCGTAACCGTCTTCCTTGTCTTCCAAAAATCCTTCACTCAAGGGATTACTATGGGAGCGGTTAAGGGATAA
- a CDS encoding dihydrodipicolinate synthase family protein — translation MSDLKKYEGVIPAFYACYDDQGEVSPERTRALVQYFIDKGVQGLYVNGSSGECIYQSVEDRKLILEEVMAVAKGKLTIIAHVACNNTKDSMELARHAESLGVDAIATIPPIYFRLPEYSVAKYWNDISAAAPNTDYVIYNIPQLAGVALTPSLYTEMLKNPRVIGVKNSSMPVQDIQTFVSLGGEDHIVFNGPDEQFLGGRLMGAKAGIGGTYGAMPELFLKLNQLIAEKNLETARELQYAINAIIGKLTAAHGNMYGVIKEVLKINEGLNIGSVRSPLTPVTEEDRPVVEAAAALIRETKERFL, via the coding sequence ATGTCAGATTTGAAAAAATACGAAGGTGTCATTCCAGCCTTCTACGCATGTTATGATGATCAAGGAGAAGTAAGTCCAGAGCGTACGCGTGCCTTGGTTCAATACTTCATTGATAAGGGAGTTCAAGGTCTCTATGTCAATGGTTCCTCTGGTGAATGTATCTACCAAAGCGTTGAAGACCGCAAGTTGATTTTGGAAGAAGTCATGGCAGTTGCTAAGGGCAAATTGACCATCATCGCTCACGTAGCTTGCAACAATACAAAGGATAGTATGGAACTTGCTCGCCACGCAGAAAGTTTGGGTGTAGATGCCATTGCAACGATTCCACCGATTTACTTCCGCTTGCCTGAGTACTCAGTTGCTAAATACTGGAATGACATTAGTGCTGCAGCTCCAAACACAGACTACGTAATTTATAATATTCCTCAGTTAGCAGGTGTTGCTTTGACTCCAAGTCTCTACACTGAAATGTTGAAGAATCCACGTGTTATCGGTGTTAAGAACTCTTCTATGCCAGTTCAAGATATCCAAACCTTTGTCAGCCTTGGTGGAGAAGACCACATCGTATTCAATGGTCCAGATGAACAGTTCCTAGGTGGACGCCTCATGGGGGCCAAAGCTGGTATCGGTGGTACTTATGGAGCTATGCCAGAACTCTTCTTGAAACTTAATCAGTTGATTGCTGAGAAAAACTTGGAAACAGCGCGTGAATTGCAATACGCTATCAACGCAATCATTGGCAAATTGACTGCTGCACATGGAAATATGTACGGTGTCATCAAAGAAGTTTTGAAGATCAATGAAGGTTTGAACATTGGTTCAGTTCGTTCACCATTGACGCCAGTAACTGAAGAAGATCGCCCAGTTGTAGAAGCAGCTGCAGCCTTGATTCGTGAAACCAAGGAGCGCTTCCTCTAA
- a CDS encoding carbohydrate ABC transporter permease — MRETVISYAFLAPVLFFFVIFVLAPMIMGFITSFFNYSMTSFEFVGLDNYIRMFKDPVFTKSLINTVILVIGSVPIVVLFSLFVASQTYHQNAIARSFYRFVFFLPVVTGSVAVTVVWKWIYDPLSGILNFVLKSSHIISQNISWLGDKNWALMAIMIILLTTSVGQPIILYIAAMGNIDNSLVEAARVDGATEFQVFWKIKWPSLLPTTLYIAIITTINSFQCFALIQLLTSGGPNYSTSTLMYYLYEKAFQLTEYGYANTIGVFLAVMIAIVSFAQFKILGNDVEY; from the coding sequence ATGCGGGAAACAGTGATTTCCTATGCTTTCTTAGCACCAGTATTGTTCTTCTTTGTGATCTTTGTCTTGGCTCCTATGATTATGGGATTCATTACAAGTTTCTTTAACTACTCCATGACCAGCTTTGAGTTTGTTGGCTTGGATAACTACATTCGCATGTTTAAAGATCCTGTCTTTACCAAGTCTTTGATCAATACCGTTATCCTAGTTATTGGATCAGTACCAATTGTTGTACTCTTCTCGCTCTTTGTAGCATCTCAAACCTATCATCAAAATGCGATTGCTCGTTCTTTCTATCGTTTCGTATTCTTCCTTCCTGTAGTTACAGGTAGTGTTGCCGTAACGGTTGTATGGAAATGGATTTACGATCCCCTATCAGGGATTCTGAACTTTGTCCTTAAGTCAAGCCATATCATCAGCCAAAACATTTCTTGGTTGGGAGATAAAAACTGGGCTTTGATGGCGATTATGATCATCCTTTTGACAACATCTGTTGGTCAACCGATTATCCTTTATATCGCTGCCATGGGAAATATTGATAACTCACTAGTTGAAGCTGCGCGTGTTGACGGTGCGACTGAGTTCCAAGTCTTCTGGAAGATAAAATGGCCTAGCCTTCTTCCAACAACTCTTTACATCGCAATTATTACGACCATCAACTCATTCCAATGTTTCGCCTTGATTCAGCTCTTGACATCTGGTGGTCCAAACTACTCAACAAGTACCTTGATGTACTACCTTTACGAAAAAGCCTTCCAATTGACAGAATATGGCTACGCAAACACTATCGGTGTCTTCTTGGCAGTGATGATTGCCATTGTCAGCTTTGCTCAATTCAAGATCCTTGGAAACGACGTAGAATACTAA